From a single Aquincola tertiaricarbonis genomic region:
- a CDS encoding AraC family transcriptional regulator: MKSRAVTPVAFVHALLLGYERYGLNPAQALAKAQITPAMLQRGNQRISAEQMELVSEAAMRELDDEALGWWQRRLPWGSYGLLARASLTAPDLRVALRRWCRHHGLISDDVALTLEADRLRATLTLAELRPPWPGTRELCLVTTLRNVHGYASWLVDSRIPLQAVQFPFARPPHADAYPWMFGCEPQFDAPVAAFSFDAQYLALPVKRDERAARAMLQRALPLTVRLYRRDRLLVQRVRELLAREPAAMVNADALAAALNVSVRTLHRQLQGEGASLQALKDEARRAHALDLLARTGRPIKQIAQAVGFNSEKSFARAFRGWVGQSPSEWRKAGR, from the coding sequence GTGAAATCCCGAGCCGTCACCCCCGTCGCCTTCGTCCATGCGCTGCTGCTGGGCTATGAGCGCTATGGCCTGAACCCGGCACAGGCACTGGCCAAGGCGCAAATCACGCCAGCCATGCTGCAACGCGGCAACCAGCGCATCAGCGCCGAGCAGATGGAGCTGGTGAGCGAAGCCGCGATGCGCGAGCTGGACGACGAGGCGCTGGGCTGGTGGCAGCGGCGCCTGCCCTGGGGCAGCTACGGCCTGCTGGCGCGCGCCAGCCTGACGGCGCCCGACCTGCGGGTGGCGCTGCGGCGCTGGTGCCGGCACCACGGGCTGATCAGCGACGACGTGGCCCTGACGCTGGAAGCCGACCGCCTGCGCGCCACGCTCACGCTGGCCGAGCTGCGGCCGCCCTGGCCCGGCACCCGTGAGCTGTGCCTGGTGACCACACTGCGCAACGTGCACGGCTATGCCAGCTGGCTGGTGGATTCACGCATACCGCTGCAGGCGGTGCAGTTCCCGTTCGCCCGGCCGCCGCATGCCGATGCCTACCCGTGGATGTTCGGCTGCGAGCCACAGTTCGATGCGCCGGTGGCCGCCTTCAGCTTCGATGCGCAGTACCTGGCGCTGCCGGTCAAGCGCGACGAGCGCGCCGCCCGCGCGATGCTGCAGCGGGCCTTGCCGTTGACGGTGCGCCTCTATCGCCGCGACCGCTTGCTGGTGCAGCGGGTGCGCGAGCTGCTGGCCCGCGAGCCGGCGGCCATGGTCAATGCCGACGCGCTGGCCGCGGCGCTGAACGTTTCAGTGCGCACGCTGCACCGCCAGCTGCAGGGCGAAGGCGCCTCGCTGCAGGCGCTGAAGGACGAAGCCCGCCGCGCCCATGCGCTGGACCTGCTGGCCCGCACCGGCCGCCCCATCAAGCAGATCGCGCAGGCGGTGGGCTTCAACAGCGAAAAGAGCTTTGCGCGCGCCTTCCGGGGCTGGGTGGGGCAGTCGCCGAGCGAGTGGCGCAAGGCGGGTCGTTGA
- a CDS encoding isovaleryl-CoA dehydrogenase, producing the protein MNLPGLNFALGETIDMLRDTVQSFAADEIAPRAADIDRENQFPADLWKKLGDLGLHGMTVSEEYGGTGLGYLAHMVAMEEVSRASASVGLSYGAHSNLCVNQIHRNGNAEQKRKYLPKLVSGEHVGALAMSEPNAGSDVVSMKLRAERKGDRYVLNGSKMWITNGGDADVLVVYAKTEPEAGAKGMTAFIIEKGFKGLGYGQKLDKLGMRGSNTWPLFFDNCEVPAENVLGAEGGGVKVLMSGLDYERAVLSGGPLGIMAACMDVVTPYVHERKQFGQSIGEFQLMQGKLADMYTTWQACRAYAYAVGQACDRADHSRTLRKDAAGVILYTAEKATWMAGEAIQTLGGVGYTNEYPTGRLWRDAKLYEIGAGTSEIRRMLIGRELFAETM; encoded by the coding sequence ATGAACCTGCCCGGACTGAATTTCGCGCTCGGCGAGACCATCGACATGCTGCGCGACACGGTGCAATCCTTCGCTGCCGACGAGATCGCGCCGCGCGCCGCCGACATCGACCGCGAGAACCAGTTCCCCGCCGACCTGTGGAAGAAGCTGGGCGACCTGGGCCTGCACGGCATGACGGTGAGCGAGGAGTACGGCGGCACCGGGCTGGGCTACCTGGCCCACATGGTGGCGATGGAGGAGGTGTCACGCGCCAGCGCCTCGGTGGGCCTGAGCTACGGCGCGCACAGCAACCTGTGCGTCAACCAGATCCACCGCAACGGCAATGCCGAGCAAAAGCGCAAATACCTGCCCAAGCTGGTGAGCGGCGAGCATGTGGGCGCGCTGGCGATGAGCGAGCCCAACGCCGGCTCCGACGTGGTGAGCATGAAGCTGCGCGCCGAGCGCAAGGGCGACCGCTACGTGCTCAACGGCAGCAAGATGTGGATCACCAACGGCGGCGACGCCGACGTGCTGGTGGTCTACGCCAAGACCGAGCCCGAGGCCGGCGCCAAGGGCATGACGGCCTTCATCATCGAAAAGGGCTTCAAGGGCTTGGGCTACGGCCAGAAGCTGGACAAGCTGGGCATGCGCGGCAGCAACACCTGGCCGCTCTTCTTCGACAACTGCGAGGTGCCGGCCGAGAACGTGCTGGGCGCCGAAGGCGGCGGCGTGAAGGTGCTGATGAGCGGCCTGGACTACGAGCGCGCCGTGCTCAGCGGCGGGCCGCTGGGCATCATGGCCGCCTGCATGGACGTGGTGACGCCTTATGTGCATGAGCGCAAGCAGTTCGGCCAGAGCATCGGCGAGTTCCAGCTGATGCAGGGCAAGCTGGCCGACATGTACACCACCTGGCAGGCCTGCCGTGCCTACGCCTATGCGGTGGGCCAGGCCTGCGACCGCGCCGACCACAGCCGCACGCTGCGCAAGGACGCGGCCGGCGTCATCCTCTACACCGCCGAGAAGGCCACCTGGATGGCCGGCGAGGCCATCCAGACCCTGGGCGGCGTGGGCTACACCAACGAGTACCCCACCGGCCGCCTGTGGCGCGATGCCAAGCTGTACGAGATCGGCGCCGGCACCAGCGAGATCCGCCGCATGCTGATCGGCCGCGAGCTGTTTGCCGAGACGATGTAA
- a CDS encoding carboxyl transferase domain-containing protein has product MQALQSQISPRSDEFKANAQRMREAVEDLRAQVAQAALGGGEAARSKHVARGKLLPRDRVQQLLDPGTPFLEIGQLAAHGMYDGAAPAAGVITGIGRVQGQECMIVANDATVKGGTYYPMTVKKHLRAQEIAEANHLPCIYLVDSGGANLPNQDEVFPDRDHFGRIFFNQANMSAQGIPQLAVVMGSCTAGGAYVPAMSDEAIIVKNQGTIFLGGPPLVKAATGEVVSAEDLGGGDVHTRVSGVADHLAENDSHALYLARRVVASFNRRKPATVTLEASEEPLYDPAELYGVIPADTRKPYDVREVIARLVDGSRFDEFKARYGATLVTGFARLYGMPVGIVANNGILFGESAQKGAHFIELCAQRGVPLVFLQNITGFMVGRKYENGGIAKDGAKMVTAVATAQVPKLTMVIGGSFGAGNYGMCGRAFAPRFLWMWPNARISVMGGEQAASVLATVKRDGIEAKGGHWSAEEEERFKAPIRQQYEDQGHPYYATARLWDDGVIDPAQARRTLGLSLAAALNAPIAPTKFGLFRM; this is encoded by the coding sequence ATGCAAGCCCTGCAATCCCAGATCAGCCCGCGCAGCGACGAATTCAAGGCCAATGCGCAGCGCATGCGCGAAGCGGTGGAAGACCTGCGCGCCCAGGTGGCCCAGGCCGCGCTGGGCGGCGGCGAAGCCGCCCGCAGCAAGCACGTGGCCCGCGGCAAGCTGCTGCCGCGCGACCGCGTGCAGCAACTGCTGGACCCCGGCACGCCCTTCCTGGAGATCGGCCAGCTGGCCGCCCACGGCATGTACGACGGCGCCGCGCCCGCGGCCGGCGTGATCACCGGCATCGGCCGCGTGCAGGGCCAGGAATGCATGATCGTGGCCAACGACGCCACGGTGAAAGGCGGCACCTACTACCCGATGACGGTGAAGAAGCACCTGCGGGCGCAGGAGATCGCCGAGGCCAACCACCTGCCCTGCATCTACCTGGTGGACTCGGGTGGCGCCAACCTGCCCAACCAGGACGAGGTGTTCCCCGACCGCGACCACTTCGGCCGCATCTTCTTCAACCAGGCCAACATGTCGGCCCAGGGCATTCCGCAGCTGGCGGTGGTGATGGGCTCTTGCACCGCCGGCGGCGCCTACGTGCCGGCGATGAGCGACGAGGCCATCATCGTCAAGAACCAGGGCACCATCTTCCTGGGCGGCCCGCCGCTGGTGAAGGCCGCCACCGGCGAGGTGGTCAGCGCCGAAGATTTGGGCGGCGGCGACGTGCACACCCGCGTCTCGGGCGTGGCCGACCACCTGGCCGAGAACGACAGCCATGCGCTGTACCTGGCCCGCCGCGTGGTGGCCAGCTTCAACCGCCGTAAGCCCGCCACAGTGACGCTGGAAGCCAGCGAAGAGCCTTTGTACGACCCGGCCGAGCTGTACGGCGTGATACCGGCCGACACCCGCAAGCCCTACGACGTGCGCGAGGTCATCGCCCGGCTGGTGGATGGCTCGCGCTTCGACGAGTTCAAGGCCCGCTACGGCGCCACGCTGGTCACCGGCTTTGCGCGGCTCTACGGCATGCCGGTGGGCATCGTGGCCAACAACGGCATCCTGTTCGGTGAGTCGGCGCAGAAGGGCGCGCACTTCATCGAGCTGTGCGCCCAGCGCGGCGTGCCGCTGGTGTTCCTGCAGAACATCACCGGCTTCATGGTGGGCCGCAAGTACGAGAACGGCGGCATCGCCAAGGACGGCGCCAAGATGGTCACCGCCGTGGCCACCGCCCAGGTGCCCAAGCTCACGATGGTGATCGGCGGCAGCTTCGGCGCCGGCAACTACGGCATGTGCGGCCGCGCCTTCGCGCCGCGCTTTCTGTGGATGTGGCCCAACGCACGCATCAGCGTGATGGGCGGCGAGCAGGCCGCCAGCGTGCTGGCCACCGTCAAGCGCGACGGCATCGAAGCCAAGGGCGGCCACTGGTCGGCCGAGGAGGAGGAGCGCTTCAAGGCCCCCATCCGCCAGCAGTACGAAGACCAGGGCCACCCCTACTACGCCACCGCCCGGCTGTGGGACGACGGCGTGATCGACCCCGCGCAGGCGCGGCGCACGCTGGGCCTGTCGCTGGCCGCCGCGCTCAATGCGCCGATCGCACCGACCAAGTTCGGTCTCTTCCGCATGTGA
- a CDS encoding enoyl-CoA hydratase/isomerase family protein: protein MNSCLDIEHRGPVAWLWMNRAELHNAFDEHLIAELTAALQALDADEAVRVIVLAGRGKSFSAGADLNWMKRQGAASQQDNLADARKLAELFRVLASCSTPTLARVQGAAMGGGMGLAAACDICVASTAASFATSEVRLGILPGVISPYVMRAIGERQAYRYFQTAERISAARARELGLAHEVAEPDQLDTAVQAVVDALLAGGPKAQAASKDLIRAVAHRPVDAALIEDTARRIAELRATPEAREGLSAFLDKRVPAWKPGA from the coding sequence ATGAACAGTTGTCTGGACATCGAGCACCGCGGCCCCGTGGCCTGGCTGTGGATGAACCGCGCCGAGCTGCACAACGCCTTCGACGAGCACCTGATCGCCGAGCTGACGGCCGCTTTGCAGGCGCTGGACGCCGACGAGGCGGTGCGCGTGATCGTGCTGGCCGGCCGCGGCAAGAGCTTCTCGGCCGGTGCCGACCTGAACTGGATGAAGCGCCAGGGCGCCGCCAGCCAGCAAGACAACCTGGCCGACGCCCGCAAGCTGGCCGAGCTGTTCCGCGTGCTGGCCAGCTGCAGCACGCCCACGCTGGCCCGGGTGCAAGGCGCAGCCATGGGGGGCGGCATGGGCCTGGCTGCGGCCTGCGACATCTGCGTCGCGTCCACCGCGGCCAGCTTCGCCACCTCGGAAGTGCGGCTGGGCATCCTGCCCGGCGTCATCAGCCCGTACGTGATGCGCGCCATCGGTGAGCGGCAGGCGTACCGCTACTTTCAAACCGCCGAACGCATCAGCGCCGCGCGTGCGCGCGAACTGGGCCTGGCGCACGAAGTGGCCGAGCCCGACCAGCTGGACACCGCGGTGCAGGCCGTGGTGGACGCGCTGCTGGCCGGCGGCCCGAAGGCACAGGCGGCTTCCAAGGACCTGATCCGCGCGGTGGCCCACCGACCGGTGGACGCAGCCTTGATCGAGGACACCGCCCGCCGCATCGCCGAGCTGCGCGCCACGCCCGAAGCCCGCGAAGGCCTGAGCGCCTTCCTCGACAAGCGCGTACCGGCCTGGAAGCCGGGCGCCTGA
- a CDS encoding acetyl/propionyl/methylcrotonyl-CoA carboxylase subunit alpha, whose protein sequence is MFTKILIANRGEIACRVIKTARRMGIATVAVYSEADANARHVRLADEAVLIGPAAARESYLVADRILQAAKDTGAQAVHPGYGFLSENEDFAEACAAAGITFIGPPASAIRAMGLKSAAKALMEKAGVPLTPGYHGSNQDPAFLADQAGRIGYPVLIKASAGGGGKGMRRVDRAEDFAAALASCQREATNAFGDANVLVEKYVLKPRHIEIQVFGDTQGNVVYLFERDCSVQRRHQKVLEEAPAPGMTPERRAAMGRAAVEAAKAVGYVGAGTVEFIAHQDGSFYFMEMNTRLQVEHPVTEMITGLDLVEWQLRVAAGQPLPLTQEQLRIDGHAIEARIYAEDPDKGFLPSTGRLIHLAPPTEGAHVRIDTGVEQGDEITPHYDPMIAKLIVWDQSRDLALARLRTALAQYRVVGVANNVEFLARLAACPAFTQADLDTGLIEREQAFLFPEAADPPDEAWLLAALAELLHEGAAQSQRSAVASPWDALDGWRLNGQAARELRLRRGELQRSVAATSVPGGWQLSLGGGAPVQARGELAADGGRLHAQLGERRLHAAVVVAGERRHVFLDGHAHALVRVDTLHTGGQGDDAHGGLRAPMPGKVIALLAAAGSTVDKGTPLLVMEAMKMEHTLTAPANGTVKAFRCAPGEQVADGVELVDFEVAP, encoded by the coding sequence ATGTTCACCAAGATCCTGATCGCGAATCGTGGCGAGATCGCCTGCCGCGTCATCAAGACCGCGCGCCGCATGGGCATCGCCACCGTGGCCGTGTACTCCGAGGCCGATGCCAATGCCCGCCATGTGCGCCTGGCCGACGAGGCGGTGCTGATCGGACCCGCCGCCGCACGTGAGAGCTACCTGGTGGCCGACCGCATCCTGCAGGCCGCCAAGGACACCGGCGCCCAGGCGGTGCACCCGGGCTACGGCTTCCTGTCGGAGAACGAAGACTTCGCCGAAGCCTGCGCCGCCGCCGGCATCACCTTCATCGGCCCGCCGGCCTCGGCCATCCGCGCGATGGGCCTGAAGTCCGCCGCCAAGGCGCTGATGGAAAAGGCCGGCGTGCCGCTGACGCCCGGCTACCACGGCAGCAACCAGGACCCGGCTTTCCTGGCTGACCAGGCCGGCCGCATCGGCTACCCGGTGCTGATCAAGGCCAGCGCCGGCGGTGGCGGCAAGGGCATGCGCCGGGTCGACCGGGCCGAAGACTTTGCCGCCGCGCTGGCCAGTTGCCAGCGCGAAGCCACCAACGCCTTTGGCGATGCCAACGTGCTGGTGGAAAAGTACGTGCTCAAGCCGCGGCACATCGAGATCCAGGTGTTCGGCGACACGCAGGGCAACGTGGTCTACCTGTTCGAGCGCGACTGTTCGGTGCAGCGTCGCCACCAGAAGGTGCTGGAAGAAGCGCCCGCCCCCGGCATGACGCCCGAGCGCCGCGCCGCCATGGGCCGCGCCGCGGTGGAAGCGGCCAAGGCCGTGGGCTACGTGGGCGCCGGCACGGTGGAGTTCATCGCCCACCAGGACGGCAGCTTCTACTTCATGGAGATGAACACCCGGCTGCAGGTGGAGCACCCGGTCACCGAGATGATCACCGGCCTGGACCTGGTGGAGTGGCAGCTGCGCGTGGCCGCCGGCCAGCCGCTGCCGCTGACGCAGGAACAGCTGCGCATCGACGGCCATGCCATCGAGGCGCGCATCTATGCCGAAGACCCGGACAAAGGCTTCCTGCCCTCCACCGGCCGGCTGATCCACCTGGCGCCGCCCACCGAGGGCGCGCACGTGCGCATCGACACCGGCGTGGAACAGGGCGACGAGATCACGCCGCACTACGACCCGATGATCGCCAAGCTCATCGTGTGGGACCAAAGCCGCGACCTGGCGCTGGCCCGGCTGCGCACGGCGCTGGCCCAGTACCGCGTGGTGGGCGTGGCCAACAACGTGGAGTTCCTGGCGCGGCTGGCCGCCTGCCCGGCCTTCACCCAGGCCGACCTGGACACCGGACTGATCGAGCGCGAGCAGGCCTTCCTGTTCCCCGAGGCGGCCGACCCGCCCGATGAAGCCTGGCTGCTGGCCGCGCTGGCCGAGCTGCTGCACGAAGGCGCGGCGCAGTCCCAGCGCAGCGCCGTCGCTTCACCCTGGGATGCGCTGGACGGCTGGCGCCTGAACGGCCAGGCCGCGCGCGAGCTGCGGCTGCGCCGTGGCGAGCTGCAGCGCAGCGTGGCCGCCACCAGCGTGCCGGGCGGCTGGCAGCTGTCGCTGGGCGGCGGCGCGCCGGTGCAGGCCCGCGGCGAGCTGGCCGCCGACGGCGGCCGCCTGCATGCCCAGCTGGGCGAGCGCCGGCTGCATGCCGCGGTGGTGGTGGCCGGTGAGCGGCGGCATGTGTTCCTCGACGGCCATGCGCATGCGCTGGTGCGGGTGGACACGCTGCACACCGGCGGCCAGGGCGACGATGCGCACGGCGGCCTGCGTGCGCCGATGCCCGGCAAGGTGATCGCGCTGCTGGCCGCGGCCGGCAGCACCGTGGACAAGGGCACCCCGCTGCTGGTGATGGAGGCGATGAAGATGGAACACACCCTGACCGCGCCGGCCAACGGCACCGTCAAGGCCTTCCGCTGCGCGCCCGGCGAGCAGGTGGCCGATGGGGTGGAGCTGGTGGACTTCGAGGTGGCGCCGTGA
- a CDS encoding hydroxymethylglutaryl-CoA lyase, whose translation MNRVRLMEVGPRDGLQNEKQVVTTATKLELIQRLAQAGLREIEATSFVSPKWVPQMADHAEILAGLAALPPLAHAVNYPVLAPNMKGYEAAVAAGAREVAVFAAASEAFSQKNINCSIAESIARFEPVFSAAQHDGVKVRGYLSCVIACPYEGPVAPQQVADVAARLFDLGSYEVSLGDTIGTGTPATVQRMLEAVAARIPVAQLAGHYHDTYGMGVANVHASYQFGLRSFDSSIAGLGGCPYAKGATGNVATEDVVYLLHGLGAETGIDLDALVDTGAWISEVLGRPSQSRVGRAMLAKRAG comes from the coding sequence GTGAACCGCGTGCGCCTCATGGAAGTGGGCCCGCGCGACGGCCTGCAGAACGAGAAGCAGGTGGTCACCACGGCCACCAAGCTCGAACTCATCCAGCGGCTGGCGCAGGCCGGCCTGCGCGAGATCGAGGCCACCTCGTTCGTGTCGCCCAAGTGGGTGCCGCAGATGGCCGACCATGCCGAGATCCTGGCGGGGCTGGCCGCGCTGCCGCCGCTGGCGCATGCCGTGAACTACCCGGTGCTGGCGCCCAACATGAAAGGCTATGAAGCCGCGGTGGCCGCCGGCGCCAGGGAAGTGGCCGTGTTCGCGGCGGCGTCGGAGGCCTTTTCGCAAAAGAACATCAACTGCTCGATCGCTGAATCCATCGCCCGCTTCGAGCCGGTGTTCAGCGCCGCGCAGCATGATGGCGTCAAGGTGCGCGGCTACCTGTCCTGCGTGATCGCCTGCCCTTATGAAGGCCCGGTGGCGCCGCAGCAGGTGGCGGACGTAGCGGCGCGGCTCTTCGACCTGGGCAGCTACGAAGTCTCGCTGGGCGACACCATCGGCACCGGCACGCCGGCCACGGTGCAGCGCATGCTGGAAGCGGTGGCCGCCCGCATTCCGGTGGCGCAGCTGGCGGGCCACTACCACGACACCTACGGCATGGGCGTGGCCAACGTGCATGCCTCCTACCAGTTCGGCCTGCGCAGCTTCGACAGCTCCATCGCCGGCCTGGGCGGCTGCCCGTATGCCAAGGGCGCCACCGGCAACGTGGCCACCGAAGACGTGGTGTACCTGCTGCACGGCCTGGGCGCCGAGACCGGCATCGACCTGGACGCGCTGGTGGACACCGGCGCCTGGATCAGCGAGGTGCTGGGCCGGCCCAGCCAGTCGCGCGTGGGCCGGGCGATGCTGGCCAAGCGCGCCGGCTGA
- a CDS encoding tetratricopeptide repeat protein encodes MNTSAWPGGPTRPHGEEDMALAGTAPRGSRLRAALLAALGVLALLSACSTAPVAPAAAVPEVPPADARFAAGAPPPTAAEVFALSPAMQHYLATALAGNAQERRRPAALVRALNTQGDLKLAYDAHITRTAAQAFEARAGNCLSLVIMTAALAKAQGISVTYNLVQGEPSYRREAGLLLTSGHVNLTLGRPLRDRGSSGFDASAWMTVDFLPGEDLTGQRRQPIDEATVLAMFMNNRAAEAVAQGRLADAHALAREALRHAPGFATARNTLAVVYLRAGLPAEAEALLRSVLVGRPGQTDALANLVAALQAQGRAAEAQAVVAQLAALEPDPPLRAFYAAKLERLTRHSDTPADRPASH; translated from the coding sequence ATGAACACCAGCGCATGGCCAGGCGGCCCCACGCGGCCGCACGGCGAAGAAGACATGGCCCTGGCCGGCACCGCCCCGCGCGGCAGCCGCCTGCGGGCCGCGCTGCTGGCGGCGCTGGGCGTGCTGGCCCTGCTGAGCGCCTGCAGCACCGCCCCGGTGGCGCCTGCTGCTGCGGTGCCGGAAGTGCCGCCAGCCGATGCCCGTTTTGCGGCCGGCGCGCCGCCGCCCACCGCCGCGGAGGTGTTTGCCCTCAGCCCCGCGATGCAGCACTACCTGGCCACCGCCCTGGCCGGCAACGCCCAGGAACGGAGGCGGCCCGCCGCGCTGGTGCGGGCCCTGAACACCCAGGGCGACCTGAAGCTGGCCTACGACGCGCACATCACCCGCACCGCGGCGCAGGCCTTCGAGGCGCGGGCCGGCAACTGCCTGTCGCTGGTGATCATGACCGCCGCGCTGGCCAAGGCGCAAGGCATCAGCGTCACCTACAACCTGGTGCAGGGTGAACCCAGCTACCGCCGTGAGGCCGGCCTGCTGCTGACCAGCGGTCATGTGAACCTGACGCTGGGCCGGCCGCTGCGTGACCGCGGCAGCAGCGGCTTCGATGCCTCGGCCTGGATGACGGTGGACTTCCTGCCCGGTGAAGACCTGACCGGCCAGCGCCGGCAGCCGATCGACGAAGCCACCGTGCTGGCCATGTTCATGAACAACCGCGCCGCCGAGGCGGTAGCCCAGGGCCGGCTGGCCGACGCCCACGCGCTGGCGCGCGAGGCGCTGCGCCATGCACCGGGCTTTGCCACCGCACGCAACACGCTGGCCGTGGTGTACCTGCGCGCCGGCCTGCCGGCGGAGGCCGAAGCGCTGCTGCGCAGCGTGCTCGTCGGCCGCCCCGGGCAGACCGATGCACTGGCCAACCTGGTGGCTGCGCTGCAGGCGCAGGGCCGCGCCGCGGAGGCGCAGGCCGTGGTGGCGCAACTGGCCGCGCTGGAACCCGATCCGCCGCTGCGCGCCTTCTACGCCGCCAAGCTCGAACGGCTGACTCGGCATTCCGACACACCCGCCGACCGCCCGGCCTCCCACTGA